In one Deltaproteobacteria bacterium genomic region, the following are encoded:
- a CDS encoding cytochrome oxidase subunit III → MNDGKSDLMYQFWGWLLFIVCAFIFIGSSIRTGDVLMLIGSLFFLVACFFFLVPLIKAFKR, encoded by the coding sequence ATGAACGATGGAAAAAGTGATTTAATGTATCAGTTTTGGGGTTGGCTTCTGTTTATTGTTTGTGCGTTTATTTTTATCGGCTCCAGTATCCGCACGGGGGACGTGCTGATGCTGATCGGCAGCCTGTTTTTTCTGGTGGCCTGCTTTTTTTTTCTGGTGCCGTTGATCAAGGCTTTCAAGCGTTAG
- a CDS encoding trimethylamine methyltransferase family protein: MKPSFLATMSDRELQKIHQTSLTILEDVGLLIDHPGARSVLHDAGARVDDGGRVKFPAALVEACLAKVPKSVCLAGRDPEYDLMLSYDSPFAVRCATGQTAILEPDAQSCRDATTVDQRNLATLADAQENLAMAGPLTLHDVPGKTADLHATSILLQCQRKHFMNLTMGPKNMRCQIEMQLAVRGSREEMKKRPLFHPIACLISPLYIPENDIEIMMIAGEYGLPLKVPVMPMLGASSPVTLAGMLALGNAEVLGSISVLQTLCPGTPTIYYLVPALMDMRSGGSVYAGPESSLLYASIIQMARFFYKVPSDTTGLFCDGILPEQVTCQKGANLQAAALAGANILGGAGNVDGGMAFSPRQLVIDNELIGLTRRFLEGFAVDETSLALDCIRRVGPRGNFLEDRHTFENFRSQALFSPKIFNYQNFSAWRQDPRQIAERAQEKAEAVLRSHEVPPLDDHVVKELNKLVRSADADIAGV, from the coding sequence ATGAAACCTTCCTTCCTAGCAACGATGAGCGACCGGGAACTGCAGAAAATCCACCAAACGTCCCTCACCATTCTCGAGGATGTCGGCCTGCTGATCGACCATCCCGGGGCCCGCAGCGTACTGCACGACGCCGGAGCGCGGGTCGATGACGGCGGCCGGGTGAAATTTCCGGCGGCCCTGGTGGAGGCATGCCTGGCCAAGGTCCCAAAAAGCGTCTGCCTGGCCGGCAGGGATCCCGAGTATGACCTGATGCTGAGTTATGACAGCCCCTTTGCCGTGCGCTGCGCCACCGGGCAGACCGCCATCCTGGAACCGGACGCCCAAAGCTGCCGGGATGCCACCACCGTTGACCAGCGAAACCTGGCCACGCTGGCGGACGCCCAGGAAAATCTCGCCATGGCAGGTCCGCTGACCCTTCACGACGTTCCGGGTAAGACCGCCGATCTGCATGCCACCAGCATCCTCCTGCAATGCCAGCGCAAGCACTTCATGAACCTGACCATGGGGCCAAAAAATATGCGCTGCCAAATCGAAATGCAGCTTGCGGTCAGGGGCTCCCGGGAGGAGATGAAAAAGCGTCCCCTGTTTCACCCGATCGCCTGCCTGATTTCTCCCCTCTACATACCCGAAAACGACATCGAGATCATGATGATTGCCGGCGAATACGGCCTGCCCCTCAAAGTTCCGGTCATGCCCATGCTGGGCGCCAGTTCCCCGGTCACCCTGGCAGGAATGCTGGCCCTGGGCAATGCCGAAGTGCTGGGTTCGATCAGCGTGCTCCAGACCCTCTGTCCCGGCACCCCGACCATCTACTACCTCGTTCCGGCCCTGATGGACATGCGTTCCGGCGGCAGTGTCTATGCCGGTCCGGAAAGCAGCCTGCTTTATGCATCCATCATTCAAATGGCGCGCTTTTTTTACAAGGTGCCCTCGGACACCACCGGCCTTTTCTGTGACGGCATTCTTCCGGAGCAGGTCACCTGCCAGAAGGGGGCCAACCTGCAGGCGGCCGCCCTGGCAGGCGCCAATATCCTCGGCGGCGCCGGCAACGTGGACGGGGGAATGGCTTTCAGCCCCCGGCAGTTGGTGATCGACAATGAGCTGATCGGTCTGACGAGAAGATTTCTGGAAGGGTTTGCGGTCGACGAGACCTCCCTGGCCCTGGATTGCATCCGCCGGGTGGGTCCCAGGGGAAACTTCCTTGAAGACAGGCACACGTTCGAAAATTTCCGCAGCCAGGCCCTGTTTTCACCGAAAATTTTCAACTATCAAAACTTTTCCGCCTGGCGGCAGGACCCCCGGCAGATTGCCGAGCGCGCCCAGGAAAAAGCCGAAGCCGTCCTCAGGAGCCACGAGGTGCCGCCTCTGGATGACCATGTGGTAAAGGAACTGAACAAACTCGTGAGATCGGCCGACGCCGATATTGCGGGGGTATGA